A genomic segment from Stenotrophomonas maltophilia encodes:
- a CDS encoding SLC13 family permease: MSPQIATIIGLVIMFIVATAMPINMGAVAFALAFIIGGLWVDMGGKEVLAGFPGDLFLTLVGITYLFAIAQKNGTIDLLVHWAVKAVRGHIVAIPWVMFVITAVLTAFGALGPAAVAIIGPVALRFAKQYNINPLMMGLLVIHGAQAGGFSPISVYGSITNGVVQKAGLEVTEMAVFLTSLGFNFMMAIICFFAFGGIALLRRGSISVADGVGTADLAMAGGPQASSRQFAIEGHGALVAAGGGTLSNDPAALEAVGFTRERLFTLIGLLGLGVAALIYNLNVGLVSITVAVALALLSPQSQKGAVDGISWSTVLLICGVVTYIGVLEHAGAVDFIGHGVSSIGIPLLGALLVCYVGGIVSAFASSAAVLGATIPLAVPFLMQGHLSAAGVICALAVSSTIVDVSPFSTNGALVVASAAKEERETLFRRFLVYSGLVVALGPLLAWLVFVVPGWM; this comes from the coding sequence ATGAGTCCACAAATCGCAACGATCATCGGTCTGGTGATCATGTTCATCGTCGCCACGGCGATGCCGATCAACATGGGCGCGGTCGCCTTCGCACTGGCCTTCATCATCGGCGGGCTGTGGGTCGACATGGGCGGCAAGGAGGTCCTGGCCGGGTTCCCCGGCGATCTGTTCCTGACCCTGGTCGGCATCACCTACCTGTTCGCCATCGCGCAGAAGAACGGCACCATCGACCTGCTGGTGCACTGGGCAGTGAAAGCGGTGCGTGGCCATATCGTGGCCATTCCATGGGTGATGTTCGTGATCACCGCGGTCCTCACCGCGTTCGGTGCGCTGGGCCCGGCGGCGGTCGCGATCATCGGCCCGGTCGCCCTGCGCTTTGCCAAGCAGTACAACATCAACCCGCTGATGATGGGCCTGCTGGTCATCCATGGCGCCCAGGCGGGCGGCTTCTCGCCCATCAGTGTGTACGGCAGCATCACCAATGGCGTGGTGCAGAAGGCCGGGCTGGAAGTGACCGAGATGGCGGTGTTCCTGACCAGCCTCGGCTTCAACTTCATGATGGCGATCATCTGCTTCTTCGCCTTCGGTGGCATCGCCCTGCTGCGCCGTGGCTCGATCAGCGTGGCCGACGGCGTCGGCACTGCCGATCTGGCGATGGCCGGCGGCCCACAGGCGTCGTCGCGGCAGTTCGCGATCGAAGGCCATGGCGCGCTGGTCGCCGCTGGCGGCGGCACCCTGTCCAACGACCCGGCGGCGCTGGAAGCGGTGGGCTTCACCCGCGAGCGTCTGTTCACCCTGATCGGCCTGCTGGGCCTGGGCGTGGCCGCGCTGATCTACAACCTCAACGTGGGCCTGGTCTCGATCACCGTGGCGGTGGCGCTGGCGCTGCTGTCGCCGCAGAGCCAGAAGGGTGCGGTCGATGGCATCAGCTGGTCCACCGTGCTGCTGATCTGCGGTGTGGTGACCTACATCGGCGTGCTGGAACATGCCGGCGCGGTCGACTTCATCGGCCACGGTGTTTCCAGCATCGGCATTCCGCTGCTGGGTGCGCTGCTGGTCTGCTATGTCGGCGGCATCGTGTCCGCCTTTGCTTCGTCGGCGGCGGTGCTGGGCGCGACCATTCCGCTGGCGGTGCCGTTCCTGATGCAGGGCCACCTCAGCGCAGCCGGCGTGATCTGCGCGCTGGCGGTGTCGTCCACCATCGTCGATGTCAGCCCGTTCTCAACCAATGGCGCACTGGTGGTGGCCTCGGCAGCCAAGGAAGAACGCGAGACCCTGTTCCGCCGCTTCCTGGTCTACAGCGGACTGGTGGTGGCGCTTGGGCCGCTGCTGGCCTGGCTGGTGTTCGTGGTGCCAGGCTGGATGTAA
- the mdcB gene encoding triphosphoribosyl-dephospho-CoA synthase MdcB encodes MNAFAQAARSVAHRVDSARLGRLAVASLHAELALAPKPGLVTPFDTGSHHDMDAGTFLRSLFALRHYFTAIACAGADDAPFAALRAHGLAAESAMLRATGGINTHRGAIFSLGLLVAAAARCRRQQGHAPPAAQVCLGVQHWADDFAAAPLDASSPGQRARLRHGVAGVREQAAAGYPLLRELAVPTLRHALHHGLARDAAMSQTLMQLVAQVDDLNLLHRGGAEGLRWAQQQAHRFLAEGGAFAPGWQARLHVLGEGFIARRLSPGGSADLLACAWFLLQQEGA; translated from the coding sequence ATGAACGCCTTCGCGCAGGCCGCCCGGTCGGTTGCGCATCGCGTCGACAGCGCGCGTCTGGGGCGCCTTGCCGTCGCCAGCCTGCATGCGGAACTGGCGCTGGCACCGAAGCCAGGCCTGGTCACTCCGTTCGATACCGGCAGCCATCACGACATGGATGCCGGCACGTTCCTGCGCAGCCTGTTCGCACTGCGCCACTACTTCACCGCGATTGCCTGCGCCGGTGCCGACGATGCACCGTTCGCCGCCCTGCGCGCGCACGGCCTTGCCGCCGAGAGCGCGATGCTGCGCGCCACCGGCGGCATCAATACCCATCGCGGTGCCATCTTCAGCCTGGGCCTGCTGGTAGCCGCCGCCGCACGCTGCCGCCGCCAGCAGGGCCACGCCCCGCCCGCCGCGCAGGTCTGTCTTGGCGTGCAGCACTGGGCCGATGACTTCGCCGCTGCGCCGCTGGATGCATCCAGCCCCGGCCAGCGCGCGCGCCTGCGCCACGGTGTCGCGGGTGTCCGCGAGCAGGCCGCCGCCGGCTACCCCCTGCTGCGCGAACTGGCCGTACCCACCCTGCGCCACGCCCTGCACCATGGCCTTGCGCGCGATGCGGCCATGAGCCAGACCTTGATGCAGCTGGTTGCGCAGGTGGATGACCTGAACCTGCTGCATCGCGGCGGCGCTGAAGGCCTGCGCTGGGCGCAGCAGCAGGCCCACCGTTTCCTGGCCGAGGGCGGCGCGTTCGCACCCGGCTGGCAGGCACGCCTGCACGTCCTTGGCGAGGGCTTCATCGCCCGTCGCCTGAGCCCCGGTGGGAGTGCCGACCTGCTGGCCTGCGCCTGGTTCCTGCTGCAGCAGGAGGGCGCATGA
- the mdcH gene encoding malonate decarboxylase subunit epsilon → MSLALLCPGQGAQHAAMFDRVRDLPAARDVLQAASAVLDRDVFAAAADEARFDNVLAQPLLCAATLAHWLGLRDGLPAPVVVAGYSIGELAAHSVAGSVDAATCLALAAQRARLMDAASPADAGMQAVLGLQRHTLQPLCDAHGAHVAIANGQDHFIVGGTQASLQALAEPARAQGAEVRPLPVHVPAHTPLLASAVAPFATALDASSLQAPRLPLLAGIDARPVRDRAAVVHTLSAQLAQTIEWAQVMRQAFERGARVFLQLGPGNALARMVAPAYPCCEVRAVEEFQSLEGAAAWVRSALERLQ, encoded by the coding sequence ATGAGCCTTGCCCTGCTCTGCCCCGGCCAAGGTGCTCAGCATGCGGCGATGTTCGACCGCGTGCGCGATCTGCCCGCGGCCCGCGATGTCCTGCAGGCCGCGAGCGCGGTACTGGACCGTGATGTCTTCGCGGCCGCTGCCGACGAAGCGCGCTTCGACAATGTGCTGGCGCAACCGCTGCTGTGTGCGGCTACGCTGGCGCACTGGCTGGGCCTGCGCGACGGCCTGCCGGCGCCGGTGGTCGTGGCGGGCTACAGCATTGGTGAACTGGCCGCGCATTCGGTTGCCGGCAGCGTCGACGCCGCAACCTGCCTGGCCCTGGCCGCACAGCGCGCGCGGCTGATGGATGCCGCCAGCCCTGCCGATGCGGGCATGCAGGCGGTGCTGGGGCTGCAGCGCCACACCCTGCAGCCACTGTGCGATGCACACGGCGCGCATGTGGCCATTGCCAACGGGCAGGATCATTTCATCGTTGGCGGTACGCAGGCGTCCCTGCAGGCGCTGGCCGAGCCAGCACGCGCACAGGGTGCGGAGGTCCGCCCGTTGCCGGTGCATGTGCCGGCACACACGCCGCTGCTGGCCAGTGCGGTGGCACCGTTTGCCACCGCGCTTGATGCTTCGTCGCTGCAGGCGCCGCGCCTGCCGCTGCTGGCCGGCATCGATGCGCGCCCTGTGCGGGATCGCGCCGCCGTGGTGCACACGCTGTCGGCGCAGCTGGCACAGACCATCGAATGGGCGCAGGTGATGCGCCAGGCCTTCGAGCGTGGCGCGCGGGTATTCCTGCAGCTGGGCCCGGGCAACGCATTGGCGCGCATGGTCGCGCCGGCCTATCCGTGCTGCGAAGTGCGCGCGGTGGAAGAGTTCCAGAGCCTTGAAGGCGCCGCGGCCTGGGTCCGCAGCGCGCTGGAGCGGCTGCAGTAA